From Struthio camelus isolate bStrCam1 chromosome 8, bStrCam1.hap1, whole genome shotgun sequence:
GTTCTCTTCTGCCTCTCTTACTTAGTGCTTTCTGAGGTGGGTCTAGTTACAACTGCGATTGAATAAAGTTGACAGGCAAGGAATTAGCCTGAGTAACTACATTTATCTGTCACTGTTTGACGCTATTCATTGTGGCTGAATACTACTCTGTAACTTTCCATtagaaaataactgcattttgctataaaaataaagctCTATATGAATTTGTATGTAAAGATAGGTGCAGTAACTGGTACCTAGCTGCAACGCTGTGAGCCTCATCACACCTCATTAAATAATTTACAGGCACCTAACATGGTAAGCTAGTGAAGAGAATTTTACTGCAGGGGGAGAGAAAATTATATCTATTAATTACCTCATACTGAAGATACTTTGCAGTcatttttcaaattaatattCCATATTCTTCTCTAGAATAACTATGAAGGGAAGTAGCAATATTAAGAGTTTTACTTCGTTTgagttttcaaaaaaacatttgGATCTATTACAAGCTTCCAAGGGAGATAAGAAACTGATTTTCCTTGATCCATTTCATGTATATTGGTTACTTGAGTGCTCAAGGGAGAAGTTACTATAATCATTGTTTTACAGATGAACAGTAGTGCAGAGGGATAAACAGATTAGTTTTACAAGAGGAAATAGGCCCCCCCAAGCCCAATATTTAGGTCCTGCTAACATTTACAAAATGTTGGCTTAAACATACATTCTCTCATTTCCCCACTTTCAAAGTGAGTTCTAGCTCTATGAGATTTCAGCTGATAGAACAAAAATCGCTGCTGCATTGTTTTTGGAAGAACTGAGATCTGTTGTTCATTTGTGAAGAAACAGAGTACGCACCTAGCCTTGAAATGTGGCAACTACACATTCTTTGTGGACATGCTGCATCTCATTTCATCCCAAACTGTCAACAAGATAAGCTCTTCTCCTTTGGATTTATTATCGTTATGTtgtgctgctccctgctctttctGTGAATTTCATTCTTCAGATAACTAGCTCACCATGCATAAATTTTGCAGGGATGGTCACATGCCTGTCAATTTTCCCCCTAGATCTATAATATAGACACCTGTGGCTCTCACTTGAAGATTGTTGCTCAAAAATGCTTCATGCAGGACCAGGAATCTCTGCTGTGCAATTTCTTATCCTGTTTGAATGaatgagaaggagaaggaaagactgGCAGACTAGACTCTAGCTTACTGACATACTGTACTATGAATACGAATTAAACAACAATTCTCGGCTTTTTATATGTGCTAAATAATTCTTCTCAAAGCACTCCAGTTTCCCACCCATTCTGTGGTAGAAATCAAATACTTGATCACATCTTTGGGTGATGATGTTGATATCAATTTCATTGTATCATTATCCATCTTAAAACTGACCGTTGTTTGGTTTATTCTTTTCCCCAAAATGTGATTACCACTGAAGTGTTTACGTAATACTTGGCACAAGAAAACCATGGCCTGTGAATGATAGTCTTAAAATGTATCACttatatttaacatattttagtTTTGTGGATCAGTCACCTCTTTACCAGGATGTTCCCCTCTAATACAAGATAATTTAATAAAGCACATGCTATTCTAAGCTCCACTTATCCAATATAGAATATCTAATTCTTTATTTATTCTTCAGGTATTCACTGTGACGCAGACATCAATGAATGTTACATGAACCCTTGCCAAAATGGTGGAATCTGTGAAAATTTTCCTGGGAATTATACTTGTCATTGTCCATCTGCAGACAAAGAAGGGATTTATTATGGTGGCTGGAACTGTACAGAAGTTCTCCATGGCTGTACTGATCAACAATGCCAAAACAATGGAATATGTATCCCACATTTAAAAAATGGCCAACATGGATTCAGCTGCATATGCTCACCTGGATATACTGGAATACACTGTGAAACCATAACCACATTTTCCTTTGACAGAAACAGTTTCCTTTGGCTGAAGAATCCCATGCCCCCTAAAAAGGAATCTTTCTACAATATAAACCTGAGTTTTCAGACTGTGCAACCTACAGCCTTTCTATTTTACCGAGGGGAGAAAGATACATTTGTGAAGTTGGAGTTATGGAATGGCTACTTACGCTTATCCATTCGAGTTAATAACCAGCCACAGGCTCTTTTGAGTATTTCTCATAATGTCAGTGATGGAGAATGGCACTCAGTGGAGGTAACCTTGGCAAGAGCTGTTACGCTTAATTTACTTGACAGCTCTTGTATAGAATCATGTGTCAATAAAACTTCTGCTGTGATAGATAATGATCACGTGATGCTTGCATTTCAGAACACATTTTTGGGCAGCTTACCTGTGGGAAACTTTAGCAGCAATTCTCTACTTAACATCTATAATATGCATTCTGCGCCTTCATTTGTAGGCTGCCTTCAGGACATTGAAATAGACTTGAATATTATTACTCCAGAGAATGTATCACCTGAATCATCTTTAAATGTCAAGACAGGATGTACTAAAAAGGACTGGTGTGAAAACAACCCTTGTCAGAATAGGGGACGCTGTATCAACTTGTGGCTGAGTTATCACTGTGATTGCTACCGGCCATACACAGGGCCAAGTTGCTCAACAGGTAAGCTAATGCTGTTGGCATTAGTATATTAAGTGGTTGCTGAAAGCATAATGATAAACAATCCTGTTTACCTCAGCGATGAAACAACATGACCCTTAAGATCTCTGGAACTTATTGTCAACTGATGAGAAAACACAAGAGGTTAGTAGTAGCATGTGTTCGTTATATTTTCTAGTTGCTTTTCCAGGAAGCCTACTTTTCAGCCGGACAGAAAAGTCAGGCTAAACTGATGGAGTCTGCTCATCTAGTTTTTAAATCTTCTTAGCATTAGCACTCCATAAACTCTGGAAAACTTAGTTCACTGGAGGTTATGCACTCTGGGTAAAATTTAGAAAGCAATCAAGTTTAAGTcttattcaaagcattctttGAAAGTTTTATCCTCAAGCTCTCCAGGCTTTTATAAAAAAACTCATTTAAGGCAATGAAGAGGGCAAACAAAAGTATTACAAGTTAAAAAAGACATattccaatttttaaaaatgaactagaTTATACTATTAACTTAATCTTATTAGCCTAGAGAGACAGCTAATAGGGCCCATTCATTTCTTAGCTGATTCAAGTGCAGCGCTGGGCAATAACTAACAAAGGCTGCTACCGCCAGATATTGGTTTGGCAGCCAGAGTGAAACGTGTCCGTTTCTCAGTAAGCACAAGAGCACATCTCAGAAAACACCCTCACTGGCAGCGATGACCAGGAACTCAAAAGCTGAAGACGCCTATAGCACCTTCCTTGCTACAAATGATTTTTCCAACTGCAGGCTGAGACAAAGTGGAAGGACAGCATGAGGTCCCTGCGCTGCTCCCTGTATACTACATCTAGTGTGTGAATAACAGTGTTTTGCCCTGTGGAACTATAAATACAGCACCTTTCAGGAGCATTTTGGGGTGGATTCTGCAATCCTTCCTCAGCAAAAGTCTTAGGGATTTCAAACAGGCAGTTTTGCCTAAGAATCTTCCATTCAATGCCCTCtcccctgcttccctccctgccccagttACTAACCATCCACACATGTTCAATCATACCAACATTTAGGgaggaagaaatatatatatacatatatatatacacacacatatacatacatatatatatatacacacatatacatgcatacacacacacacacacatatatatatttgctaaGTGGATTGGAGGAAATGAAGGGCAACAGCAGTACCATGGTCAAATTAGAATGGACAGATTCTAAACTGGTGTAAATTGGCATGGCTGCATTGAAGCCAGCGAAGCTACACTGATTTACATCAACTGAATGACTGGCCCCAGGGGCTTATTGGATGTATCACTGCAGAAAGCTGTAGCTTGAAgtacatttcaaaatgtttaaatacaATTTCATTTTGTATGCTATACTTAATAGTTATCAATACATaccttttttttattgcaaaatgaCAAAGTCTGCGAGGTAATTGTAACAGACTTCTTTGAAGTTCAGCTGTAATTTATCCAAAGGTTTGGAAAGCAACTTTGGAGTATAGAACAACATCTGGTAAATATGTTTGCCTCCTTATATGATGTAAAATTAAAACCAGTCAGGGCCAGGAGAGGCTTATGCTGTCATTAAAACTGTTGAGAATGATTAgcaagcatgcatttttttttcctgctgaccaCAATATTCCCTGCAAATCATGGCACCATGCCATTTTGATACATAGGTTCTAGATATATGCCATATTTAAAAGACTGGGGCAGGCTTTTTAAAAGGCAGAGTGGGAGAGACTTGTGGTAAAGGATAACATAAGAAATGCTAGTGTCTTTCTGAGGAAAAGTTGCTGCCAAGTATTTAATTGACAAAGAGGCAATATTTTCTCTACATACACAAAATAACAAACAGATGTTGACTCATTTTGATCAACATCCAGATGTTGTGACCCACGAGGTTAATATTGACCAAGGTGATGCTAGCCATCTCATCAAACACAAGAGCAGattgatgattttttaaaatatatatatatatataatatatataaaataaatacagagaaatgtAACAAAGGAATtgtgaaatacctttttttgaaCACTAATGCTTCCTTCTATGAATGCAAAAGTATAATCCTAATTCAAGCAGAAAAGTTCTTTTTATCCACATGAAAAATGCTTCACTCTCAAGTACCATCTTACAGAGAAGGTGTAACGTAAAGAGTTTTCATGCCTAAAAACGctcatttctgcaaatatttatttctatgtaCCAGATTTTTAACAAGCACATCAAGAAAGAAATATAGGTAATCTCATTTGCAGAATTAAAGTATTTCAAACTTTATTTACAAAATTGTCCATTTAAGAGCAAAAAAGGGATTCATTGCTGTTACTACATAATATTACTGTGCCACCTAGCAGCACATATGGTTGTTAGGGCCTTCATAATCAGTCCCCTATTTTCATTGTGTTGACAATGtagtcttaaaaaacaaaaaaatagtgcTGCAGGCAGAAACTTGACTAAGAGGTCTCACTCCAGGAGTTTTACTGCACAAAAGAAGATTCTGACTATTTAGCTAtgtgtgcatttcttttttttaaaacttggctTATTCTTTCTATGAAGTTGATATATGAAAAAATAGCCCTTGGAAGTATTTAGGCAGGAAGTCTATAGTATTGAGGACAAGATCACGAAACTTAAGATGCAGAAATAGAAACACTTTCTTGTGCTTTAATGAGATGATTCATCAGAATAAAATATGCTTTGGACTACATATTTTGTATCCTTACAAGTCTGAAAAtcattactgaaaataaagagtAAGGGTGAAAGACACATGTTTTTGgtttaatcattttaattgataaaaacaaaataagaaaaaggctTACTGGATCCTGGatcattttttccccatgacaTGATAGCATTATGGGCGCACATAAGAATGAGCAAGATTCATAACTGCTATAAGTTGATATATATTAGCACATATTGAGTTCCAGAAACATAAAATCTGTTGAAGAAATGTAGTGCCTATGCAGTACAAAATGGGTGCACTGTTTGGAGGTTTTACACAAGAGGATTTTGCATCCTCTTGATTTGAGCATTTTTTAGACTATTTGTATGATTGAAATTCAGtgcaaaaaaatcatgaaatactAGAATTATACTATCTTCCATAGTCATCAGAGGATCATAGCAGCTACATTCTTTTCAAAATGATCTTTCTGATGACCAGTTCAGGAAATTTTATAGATCTGTGCTTGCTTAACCATTTGAAAACCCTGCATTACACAGAGAATGATAAAGGTGAAAAATATGCCGAATAATATAACATCTGGTTCTGTAGTGGGTCTAATGCTACAGCCTGTTAGCCTGGAAGCTCACAGGAATTCTGAAATTGAAGCTATTTGCAGCTGAATCAAATCTTTATTCATCCGTAAATAACAGCACATCTTACtaccagaaataaatatttattactaGAAGTAGCTATTTGATCACTGCATTGGCTCCCTTGTCATTTAGCCCTAACTATTttatttccctccccttttttcctttttttccccctttttccctaTTGCTAACCCCAAGAGTATATTCCAGGCCGGTTTGGATCTGAAGACATCTCAGGGTATGCTGCGTTTTCTGTTGACGCCACTCAGAACGAAAATGTGAATATATCAATGTTTGTCCGAACACGCAAATCTTCTGGCTTGTTACTGGCTTTGAGAAACAGTACCTATCTCTACGTAAGCATCTACTTGGAAGGTGGAAAACTCACAATGTTAGCTCCAAATTCCATGAAGTTATTAGGGAAACACACTATGAATGACGGAAACTTTTActtaatatcattaaaaatagaaCCAAATAAGATGGAATTATTCCAGTCCTCCCAATACATAGGCTTTATTTCTACTCCAGCACTAACCATTCAAAGTAAGGATATTCTTTACATTGGAGGCCTACCAGATAATGGAGAAACTGATATAAACAGCAGGAATTTCAAAGGCTGTATCCAAGATGTAAGACTGAATAACCAACCTCTGGAATTCTTCCCTATTGCCAGTCCACTGAATTCTCTTATCAATCGAACCCTGATCAACATCACCAAAGGCTGTGCTGGTGATAACCTCTGCAAGGTAAGAACGCAATTTTTCAgagcattttcacatttttataatggggactttaaaagtttttttcgTGTGTTTCCATACAATATATGATGATAATGACATCTTAATATACAAAAATGTTAGAAAGAGCAGATTTTGTTAAATTGTGCTACAAATGATGAGCATCAACAGCAAAATACATTGGCATatgggaaaatgaaaatattttaagggtGAAATACTGATGCTCAGCAGTTATTAAACATGCTGTGCAGTCCTGGTACTGGCGCTTTAACGCTTTATCATTTTTGCCAAGCAGTCCCACATCCTTACAGGGGGGGATTCCACCAACATTTATTCATACTTAGGTTGTGTCTTCTCTTTCCTTGTAGTCCAACCCTTGCCACAATGGTGGTGTATGCTATTCAGTCTGGGATGACTTCACTTGCACATGTCCCCCTAACACAGCAGGGAAAGCATGCGAGGAAGTTAAGTGGTGTGAGCTTGGGCCCTGTCCTCATGAAGCGCAATGCCAGCTGGTGCACCAAGGATTTGAATGTAAGTACATTTCAGTTATTCCTATCAATCATCCTTGGGAATAGAAACTTTCATCAACATATCCTTAAAACCCAATATTCCCTTCCTTTAAAGTTCTATCAGATCCTATTTCTATATTATAATAATGATCGTTAGTACTGTAaataatattaatgaaaatagCATACCctactaaaaacagaaaagaaattttcaaCCAGACACCCTGACTCAGACACTGATGTTTACAGGACCCTTACCCTTGACTTATTCAGCACAACTTCTCAAGGTTGCGCAGTAGATCACTACCTTGCCAGAGTGCCACTGTACCCCACATATTTCCACTGCAAAGAGATAAGAGGAAATCCAGAGATGGATTAACCTTAAGATATTCTCCCTCCTTCTGAAAAGGCAAGCTACATTGCATCATTCCATTTTCTTAAATGTTAAATTTCTTTGAAGAGAGTTTTAGGCATCTTAATGCCAGCAGTACGGTTATTAAACTGGTATCTTCATAAGAAGCTCCTGCACGCCAAGCAGTATTAGTTTGAAAATTGATGGCCATTAACTATCTTAAGAATATCTTAAGAATAGCCATCCTGCatatctctttccttctcctctttccttcctctctttccctccctgaaCTGAAGTggaatttaaaaagcaagtaaGCATTTtgaagctatatttttttctttttcttatcaaAGAAAGTCCTAATGATGCTGTGAAAGAGGGTTAATTCACACAAAGTCCGATGGAAGCAGTTAGAATGGCTGACTCTGAGGAATGAGAAATTTGGTCAACAAAAGATTTCTACCATAGACAATTTGCAGACAGACCAATACGATGCTTTCTTTGTTGAGATTATTAGAATGAGTACTGCAGCACTTCTTAAAATttataactgaaattaaaatatttgcaccTTCTCTAATAGGCATGTCTTTAATGATAACATCAAAATACATTCCCTCATAAACTTTAGTATTTCATGTTATGGTAGAATATAAACTATCacacagagaagaggaaagtaaTTGAACTGTTTACTTTTACTAAAATCAAGACCATTTACACTATTAGCCGGCCTTTAGATTTCAGTGCTGTTCTATGTGGCAATAGTAGGGGGTCTCCCTAATGAATACTCAAAAATTCCTGCACTATAGAGCTGAATTTTTTACTAGTTTTTTCAGAGCCGCAATCTAGACTTCTCTGTAGGTATACATCCCGCTGATTCCCCTAGCCCCTGGACATTCAGGCTAAACCAGATTACTTTTAGCAGTAACTGTACTGTTTGTACTGGGCTGCAACTTGAGCTGAGCTCCAGTTGTGTTAGGCTCTGTGCGTCACATACAATGAACTGTAAGAGCCCTCCTTGAGGGCCATAAAAGTCTAATTCTAGGTCTATATTTGTAAGTTTTGCCAACATATTGAGGAGTATTGAGGGGAACAACAATGACAACATATGTCCAACAGAGGATGGTCAGAAAAAAGGAGTTATACTGGCCAGTAAGCTCTTTGCCAGCTTGGTGTCTTATGTTTTGGAAACTAGCTTAAGCTAAGCTAGAAAAAGAGCTGTTTTCTAGGAGCTGTGAGTATAGTTCTACCTACACAGTTACAATTAGCAAGCCCTTTTAGGAAAACATGAACTCCAACTatgcaaaaaaagacaaaaagcagacaCAGGAAGCTTATGTTGGGAGCATCGTGTAAAGGTGAAACCTTATGATCAGTGTCACACTGAGAGTAAAATCACATCCAGATGCCCTGCTGCTGTCAGGACTTAAGGACTTAAGGACTGCAGGATTCTGCAGGAGCTTTTTAGCTTTtgagtttaaaataaactttgtggaatttttaaaaattcagaaataattttgaaaagctcTTAGTTTCCTTTTTACTGTGGTTTCCTCTGGGGAAATTCTTTGTATTGGAGAGGCACCACATTTGATGTGCCAAGCAATGTAGTTATACATCTGCTGACTTAGTGTTAGGGTATAAAGTCATTGGGCAATATAATAATTCATGGTGCTTATTGTCTATGTCTGCATCCTCAGAGGGTTTCAAGTAAATTGATTTCTTAGTATTTACTTCACAGTGAAAGGCaggttcttttcttctgctgctcccCAGTAATAATCTCTTACTGGAACTCCCAAGGGCTCTTTTTACCAAGATTTACGGAGCCCAGAGATAGTTCAGAAGTCCACTTTATCTTAATGCTAGGATCTTGCAAACCAAATTTGTCTGAAGTACAAACAGAAGACATTCCTTCCTGTCTCTCCTCCCCATTTATAATCCTCATAAATCTTGGGATGTGCAAATTTACAGTTCAGTGAGTTAGTACATTTTAGTAGAAACCATCCTAACGAAAGATGTCAAATATGGTTGTGAAGATGGCCATAAAACTGCCATAACGTTGCCCATCAATTTTCACTCACAGCAGTATAAATCGAATACTCTACTACCCTCTAATTTCCACCAGCACAGTCTCAGTGGAGTCAATAGGACTACAGCAGTGTGTACACAGAAGGAGAAGATGGCTTTAAAAACGACAGGGATGACTCTTCTTACATTGAAATTGCAGTGGCTTTTTACCAACTGACTTCAATAGAATTAGTCCTTTTTccatcactgaaaataaattggGATCCAACACATAAATTCAAAAACTTCTCTAGTGCTTTATCtaagaaaagaacaaatgagATCAAAGGTTTTCCTAGTCTAGATTCTGTCACTGAAAATAACCAGCTCCTGGTACCTAGGCAGAGAACATAAGAAAAAGGACAAATACATCTTCCTTGAAATACTTTCTCAGCCTTAGGTTTGAGAGTTACCTGCAGTCATGATCCACTCCTTCCCTTTggctaaagaagaaaaagaggtaaCACTAAGGAAGCAGAGAAGGGCAGGCAAATAATACCTATTTTTTCCAAGTTTAGAAACTTGAATACAGGAAGTGATATTGTAGGTAAGTGCTACAATGAGAAGAAATAACTAAGAGTTAAAAAGTCTTTGTGATTCTTAATATAATATGCTGATTTAACTAATACATTCATTTAATCTCTTGCCAAAATaccatttaaataacatttgtCTGTAGAGTTACCTCAGTCAGATTAGGCTATACCCAGAAATCTTTAGAAAGCTATCAAGCCCCATCAACAATTCCAATAAATCAGTACAGCCCCACTGACTTTGGGAGACCTGGTCTTttactgttatttctttcttAAGTGTTCATGATGGGCTGTCATCATGAAGAGAAACGAGGCTCAGGTCTTTACTACAATTACATACTTATATTAATTCGTTGACTTCAGTAGAGATACTTCTGATTTGCATAACTGTAAATAAGGCCATACTGTAGGTCACTGTCCCCCTTTCGAAGTTAGAAAGGAACATACCAGAAGTTTTAGAGTTGTAACTTCAGATGATGCAAATCAGCACAGCTCTACTGACTTCAGTTAATTTGATACTGGCCCTGGCCTGTAATTTTTATAGCCACAAAGAGCAGCCAAGGCTAACTGGAACAGGGTTAGAATTTGAATGTTttccagcaaaaacaaaaagacttaaATGACAGGGTGCATAGTGCACTGAAGAAATATTGCTCTACATGTATTGCTTTAAAGTTGGCCTGGTTTCTCAATTATTATCTTTGCACAGGTCTTGCTAATGCAGTGTTTAGCGGCCGAAGCAGTGCGATATTTTACAGAAGCAACGGAAAAATCAGCAGAGATCTCACCAATATCGTATTTGGCTTTCGAACTAGGGATACTGATGTGATACTGCTGTATGCGGAGAAGGAGCCCGAGTGTGTCACCATTAGTATTCAGAACTCCAGATTACTTTTTCAATTGCAAAGCGGCAACAGCTTTTATAAGTTGACCCTTGCTAGTTCACGACCTGTGAGTGATGGGAAGTGGCATCAAGTGACGGTCTCTATGATAGAACCCCAGTCCCAGGCCTCTAGATGGCACATTGATATAGATAATAAGAGCGACACTGCAACTAGCACAACTGTCACAGGAAGCCTCAACTTTTTAAGAGAAGAGATAGACATTTATGTGGCTGACAAGGCTTTTGACAATCTGGACGGCCTGCAAGGATGTATGAGCACCATAGAAATCGGTGGCATTTATCTCTCATACTTTGAAAATGCTGATGTCCATACTAAAAAACCTCAAGATGAACAGTTTCTCAAAATATCTGCAAATCCTGCTGTTACTGGCTGTTTGCAGCTGGATGCCTGCAGCTCAGATCCCTGCATGCATGATGGGATATGTGAAGATTTCTATACTTCCTACCGTTGCATATGTCCCAAAGGATGGACTGGTGCACATTGTGAAAGCAACATTGATGAATGCTTTTCAAACCCCTGTATTCATGGAAACTGCACGGACAGAATCGCCTCCTACGAGTGCAGTTGTGAACCTGGTTTCACAGGGGTAAACTGCGAAGAGGACATAGACAACTGCCGTGGCCACCAGTGTGCAAATGGGGCCACTTGCATAGATGGGATTAATGGATATTCTTGCTTGTGTGCTGGTAACTTCACCGGAAAATTTTGCAGGTACTATTAACAAGGCAGGTCCTTATGTTTCTGTCAGGTCTCTTCTGAGAGATTATTACACTGATACCTCCATTTTAACTGGATATTACAGACCTGTATTTGGAATGGGGAATAGTTGTAGACAGTGATGATTCCAGGAAGAACAAACACCACATTGCCAAATGCACattaaattcattttctaaatatcTGTGGAAATTTATGATGAAACCTTTCACCTCACTACCTCAGCTGTTtattgttttgttggttttttcccctccaaattaAAAGTATGAATCTATTTATACATTAATTATGGCTGCAGAATTAAGTTATAAAGAGTCTGCAGTACAAAAAGTTGTACAGACCGATTAGGTGTGGACAGATAGCAAAAAAAGACACTAATCTAGACAGAGACCAATGGGTCAGTACAAGAAGGAGACAAGGGACACAGAACTCTTCTGCCAGCCTCGTTCATACAAGCTCTCTGGTGACAGGATTACAAGTCAGTCAGAGCACTGAGGCAGACCTGCtgcatctttttcaaaaaaagattatAAGGGTTTTGAACCTCTAAAGCTATATTTTGTTAGAATATACTCTAGAAAAGCAAACTCTTTTAAGTAGAGAAATTCAGACTTAGTGAGTAAGTAGAATAACAATAAAAGAAtttgtaaagaagtttttcccctaCCCACAGCATCCTTCCTAGGTGGGTCTTTTCCTTCAGGCTTGCTCTCCCAACTCAGCAGTTCTTAGTGGCTGCAGGCACCACACAGTCCATTCTTTCCATCACCTCTGAGGCATCTTCATATGCCTGTTTCCTATTCTTCTCAGGCGCTGGCCTTCTAAGGCTGCAGgctcttttcttgtttctctgtccATTGCCTGCCCTTCTCTGCGCTCCATAAACTTCTCCCTTCTGAGCATGTCCTGTTGCTCTGAGAGAAAGCAAAATCCTACCCCTTTCTCCAGAGGACTCCAACCAACCCAGCCTGCTGCACCGTGCAGGGCACAAACAGGCAGTCTTGTCTCTGCTGGTATTACGTAGAGCAACAACTCAAATTCTTTGTGAACAGAAAAAATAGGGCCTGTCTCTCACAGCCCCCAAATCAACTCTGTTAAAACCAGTTGGTTTCATTTATGCAATTTCAATTTGTACGTTGAACACTGGCTAATTTTTGCATGACGTGGATTAGAGAGAGAACCTTCAAACCTTCCACCACAGGAGTGCTGTGAACAGTATGAACAGCTATAGGGGTAGTAACAACGTAAGCTGCTCTGGCTAGAAATGAACGTTTGTCTACAGTATTAGGAACCCAAGTCACATCGAAAATTAACGTTGTCAAATAACCTGAATCATTCGGGTGGTTTAGGAAAATATACCAATGATGTTTTACACGGACGGGTTTTTAGTTTCCTGGCAAATGATTAATGGggctaaaataatttcagatagtTTTTTCTCTTGAATTGTCATGATTCAGAACTAAAAACTACAGGGAAACTAGATTTAAACTTTATTCCAGTCCCATAAATGGCTCCCTCACATAGCAAACGTTGACTTCAGTAGCAGTATTGCCTATACCAAAAACAAACATACTGCATACTAATCATCTCCTAAATGCTCTGATAATTGCAAAAACTGAGATACTTGGAAGGCCTCAGTTTGGCTCAGATTTCCTCTTTGAATTGATATTCAGAATAGGACACAAGGAGTTAAACTCCACTGACTTCTCTGCATCTGTcctctaatttcatttttaaatacaagtccTTAAAAACAATGAAGTTAGATCCATTATGAAGAGAGCGCTGTTTTCACTATACAGTCATGCTAGTCTGAATGTGAAGACTTCTATTTTTCTTAGAgtacattataaaa
This genomic window contains:
- the CRB1 gene encoding protein crumbs homolog 1 isoform X2, whose protein sequence is MNMAHSRINFLLIFYLSFLLLIHLKKSLCMRNDSRCLSNSCQKSSTCIAGDKDNTCPCADISVDTVEELCNKTYDPCSSNPCLQNATCLSSAGNFSFTCECPAGYNGTTCEIAISVCDTNPCEHGGTCQYGLAGPTCLCHAGYTGTLCEVDFDECVSEPCHNGAVCRDGVDEYSCYCVPGYQGKHCDLEVNECVSDPCLNGAMCLNQIGRYDCICPLGYTGTNCELEIDECLSQPCLNGATCHDFLGSFTCSCMLGFLGDLCDTNIDECISQPCLHAGQCTDGVSGYSCNCTGTGFIGLHCETPLPLCWSEPCYNNATCEESTDNYTCHCWPGYTGSHCENDVSECSSNPCLSESECIELSWANWYGSVPGLPSEFSYDKAEGYICSCKPGFTGIHCDADINECYMNPCQNGGICENFPGNYTCHCPSADKEGIYYGGWNCTEVLHGCTDQQCQNNGICIPHLKNGQHGFSCICSPGYTGIHCETITTFSFDRNSFLWLKNPMPPKKESFYNINLSFQTVQPTAFLFYRGEKDTFVKLELWNGYLRLSIRVNNQPQALLSISHNVSDGEWHSVEVTLARAVTLNLLDSSCIESCVNKTSAVIDNDHVMLAFQNTFLGSLPVGNFSSNSLLNIYNMHSAPSFVGCLQDIEIDLNIITPENVSPESSLNVKTGCTKKDWCENNPCQNRGRCINLWLSYHCDCYRPYTGPSCSTEYIPGRFGSEDISGYAAFSVDATQNENVNISMFVRTRKSSGLLLALRNSTYLYVSIYLEGGKLTMLAPNSMKLLGKHTMNDGNFYLISLKIEPNKMELFQSSQYIGFISTPALTIQSKDILYIGGLPDNGETDINSRNFKGCIQDVRLNNQPLEFFPIASPLNSLINRTLINITKGCAGDNLCKSNPCHNGGVCYSVWDDFTCTCPPNTAGKACEEVKWCELGPCPHEAQCQLVHQGFECLANAVFSGRSSAIFYRSNGKISRDLTNIVFGFRTRDTDVILLYAEKEPECVTISIQNSRLLFQLQSGNSFYKLTLASSRPVSDGKWHQVTVSMIEPQSQASRWHIDIDNKSDTATSTTVTGSLNFLREEIDIYVADKAFDNLDGLQGCMSTIEIGGIYLSYFENADVHTKKPQDEQFLKISANPAVTGCLQLDACSSDPCMHDGICEDFYTSYRCICPKGWTGAHCESNIDECFSNPCIHGNCTDRIASYECSCEPGFTGVNCEEDIDNCRGHQCANGATCIDGINGYSCLCAGNFTGKFCRYRRLPYTICGNEERNLTCYNYGNCTDLSGELRCVCLPGFTGERCEKDIDECSSDPCLNGGLCQNLLNKFHCLCDVNYAGDRCEIDLTTDLISNIFASIGSVTLALLLILFLAAVVSVIAANKRATQGTYSPSRQEKEGSRVEMWNMVQPPPMERLI